A portion of the Mesobacillus boroniphilus genome contains these proteins:
- a CDS encoding ABC transporter permease subunit, with protein sequence MFLLQVFFIWIFRVTGVKLVQTVSLGDGNQAFLLPLISLSLPIFLFLTQIIVLKIFEELDKQYIIYAKAKGLSNFYLLNIHVIRNIKQDLEGHLKTVIWMMLSTLVMVEYIFNLDGVMMFNIKNLSVELFVFTCILFFTVFFVIYRLIELRRYSI encoded by the coding sequence ATGTTCCTGCTGCAGGTCTTCTTTATCTGGATCTTTCGGGTTACTGGAGTGAAACTAGTCCAGACTGTTTCATTGGGAGATGGCAATCAGGCGTTTCTGCTGCCTCTCATCAGCTTGAGTCTGCCGATATTTCTTTTTTTAACACAAATCATTGTCCTCAAAATTTTTGAGGAATTGGATAAGCAGTACATTATCTACGCAAAGGCAAAGGGATTATCGAATTTTTATTTGCTGAATATCCACGTGATACGGAATATCAAGCAAGACCTTGAGGGTCATCTTAAGACGGTTATTTGGATGATGCTTTCTACCCTTGTAATGGTCGAATACATCTTTAACCTGGATGGAGTAATGATGTTCAATATCAAAAATCTTTCAGTAGAGCTTTTCGTCTTCACTTGTATATTGTTTTTTACAGTGTTTTTCGTCATTTATAGATTAATAGAGCTAAGAAGGTATTCAATATGA
- a CDS encoding peptide ABC transporter permease: protein MSLLRTKKFLFGSSFLIILMTLSILNTVLNDGEIRQEPFFYNDDGTINKAPPYPPFDVFPLGSDMYGYDMLHTVVEGAKYSIGIVLVVAFLRMFFSVVLSYFLFRVPESVFKALKTFAEPLSFFPQTLIAYFLLSTVVLYTIHGFHHPLWVRVSYEFIILILIAMPSLNVQLIEQKRRVWKEEFIQSAITLGGSKRHIYFKHILPQLYEEWILMFGQQFLQVLALLVHLGVLHVLFGGTIMGEGPPSSVTHEWSGLIGLNKRFMLTYEWIVYVPIMFFALTAISVAMINKALSDLFKHREMVRNNRDM, encoded by the coding sequence ATGAGCTTGTTAAGAACGAAAAAATTCCTATTCGGGTCTTCATTCCTGATTATTTTAATGACATTAAGCATCCTGAATACTGTGTTGAATGATGGGGAAATCAGACAGGAACCGTTTTTCTATAATGACGATGGAACGATCAATAAAGCTCCGCCATATCCTCCTTTCGATGTCTTTCCTTTAGGGTCAGATATGTATGGCTATGATATGCTTCATACGGTTGTCGAGGGAGCAAAGTACTCGATTGGCATCGTTTTGGTCGTTGCTTTTTTAAGAATGTTTTTCTCAGTTGTTCTAAGTTACTTTTTATTCCGTGTTCCAGAATCGGTCTTCAAAGCTTTAAAGACATTCGCTGAACCATTATCTTTTTTTCCGCAAACGCTGATTGCTTATTTTCTTCTCAGCACGGTAGTACTATATACAATCCACGGCTTCCATCATCCTTTGTGGGTCAGGGTGAGCTATGAATTCATCATCTTGATCTTAATCGCGATGCCATCTCTGAATGTCCAGTTGATTGAGCAAAAACGCAGGGTGTGGAAGGAAGAATTCATACAATCGGCAATCACGCTCGGCGGGAGCAAACGGCATATCTACTTTAAGCACATCCTTCCGCAGCTGTATGAAGAATGGATCTTAATGTTCGGCCAGCAGTTTTTGCAGGTGCTGGCGCTGCTTGTCCATCTTGGGGTCCTGCACGTCCTGTTTGGAGGAACCATCATGGGTGAGGGTCCGCCTTCATCGGTCACACATGAATGGTCTGGGTTGATTGGCCTCAACAAACGCTTCATGCTGACATATGAATGGATTGTCTATGTACCGATCATGTTTTTCGCGCTGACCGCCATAAGCGTGGCAATGATCAATAAGGCTTTGAGCGACCTTTTCAAACATAGGGAAATGGTCAGGAACAATAGGGATATGTAG
- a CDS encoding GAF domain-containing sensor histidine kinase, which yields MHCLEKALSQKREKAAKLFMNTVSLIGWLLILFSFVKLEPPGEPIVLALLFIFLLISEYYPMPVWRGHTAITFPVVYVLFLLYGFPYTAIAYAGAVLIVNLIHRRPLRIVLFNPAQLVISFYVAAMMLPLTEALLEKLALTPIIQGVLAYIFLLAVYVLVNNVIVDLVLFIRPQHYSFKMWKQKTLTELNSAAISLIYGITLYVVGSQNRGEIDVFAYFFFFSPLVGISLLSATITRLKREKNRLKLLFSITSELNQMLPSQDWLSALRGSFNELIGAEASILWIKKDGEWELSFKDGRTVSKCELLPEAFAEFDGMRSPVIYNDRKKDGGVASSCFEEDVKAFVYSPLVIENETIGMFIIARSRTKSFEDHDVQSIATLANQLAVIIKTRILFTEKEKRIVLEERNRIARDIHDGVAQTLAGAVMKLETAGKKFTKNPEETRKLVDESVIGLRESLKEVRESIYALRPYPTQKATLAEAILRKIEAVQKEYRQDIEFEIRGQEQELSPMVEKVLFDTFQESLHNAIKHSQAMKVEVLLSYQTEHILLKIKDEGKGFSLFQAMLKARNQPHFGILQMNDAAEKINASLQIDSKEGSGTEVSITVPRMGIEGENTNDQAHASG from the coding sequence GTGCATTGTTTGGAAAAGGCACTTTCGCAAAAAAGGGAGAAAGCTGCAAAGTTGTTTATGAATACGGTCTCCCTGATTGGCTGGCTGCTCATCCTTTTTTCCTTTGTAAAATTGGAACCGCCCGGCGAACCGATTGTTTTGGCCCTTTTATTTATATTCCTGCTTATTAGCGAGTACTATCCAATGCCGGTTTGGAGAGGCCATACGGCCATCACGTTCCCGGTTGTCTACGTGTTATTTTTGCTGTATGGATTCCCGTATACTGCGATTGCCTATGCAGGAGCAGTCCTGATTGTGAACCTCATCCACAGAAGGCCGCTCCGGATAGTATTGTTCAACCCCGCCCAGCTAGTGATTAGTTTTTACGTTGCCGCAATGATGCTGCCTCTAACGGAAGCTCTATTGGAAAAGCTGGCACTCACACCTATTATACAAGGGGTGTTAGCTTATATTTTTTTGCTAGCAGTCTATGTTCTGGTCAACAACGTGATTGTCGACCTCGTTCTTTTTATCAGGCCGCAGCATTATTCTTTTAAAATGTGGAAGCAAAAGACTCTTACAGAACTTAATAGTGCGGCGATTTCCTTGATTTACGGAATTACCCTGTATGTCGTTGGCAGCCAAAATCGCGGTGAAATCGATGTCTTTGCCTACTTCTTCTTTTTCTCGCCGCTTGTCGGGATTTCCCTGCTGAGCGCGACGATTACCAGGCTGAAAAGAGAGAAGAATCGTTTGAAGCTTCTTTTTTCGATCACTTCCGAGTTGAACCAGATGCTTCCTTCACAGGACTGGCTTTCAGCTTTACGAGGGAGCTTCAACGAGTTGATTGGGGCAGAAGCAAGCATATTATGGATCAAAAAGGATGGTGAATGGGAACTGAGCTTCAAGGATGGCAGGACGGTTTCGAAGTGTGAACTACTGCCAGAGGCTTTTGCTGAATTCGATGGGATGCGCAGCCCGGTAATCTATAATGACCGTAAAAAGGATGGCGGTGTCGCGTCCTCTTGCTTTGAAGAAGATGTAAAAGCATTCGTATACTCGCCGCTTGTCATCGAGAATGAAACAATCGGAATGTTCATCATCGCCAGGAGCCGGACGAAAAGCTTCGAGGATCACGATGTTCAATCCATTGCGACGCTCGCCAACCAGCTTGCCGTCATCATCAAGACTCGGATTCTTTTTACCGAAAAAGAAAAGCGGATTGTCCTTGAGGAACGGAACCGGATTGCCCGCGACATCCACGACGGTGTGGCCCAGACACTTGCCGGGGCGGTCATGAAGCTGGAAACAGCGGGAAAGAAGTTCACTAAAAATCCTGAAGAAACGAGGAAGCTTGTGGACGAAAGTGTCATTGGCCTCAGGGAAAGCCTGAAGGAGGTGCGCGAATCCATCTATGCATTGCGCCCGTATCCAACTCAAAAAGCAACACTGGCAGAAGCGATTTTAAGAAAGATCGAAGCTGTCCAAAAGGAATACCGGCAGGATATCGAATTTGAGATCAGGGGGCAGGAGCAGGAGCTTAGCCCGATGGTTGAAAAGGTTCTGTTCGACACTTTCCAGGAAAGCCTGCACAATGCCATCAAGCATTCGCAGGCAATGAAGGTAGAGGTTCTCTTAAGCTATCAAACGGAGCATATACTTTTAAAAATCAAGGATGAAGGAAAAGGATTCTCGCTGTTCCAGGCGATGCTGAAGGCGAGGAACCAGCCGCATTTCGGCATCCTGCAAATGAACGATGCAGCAGAAAAAATCAACGCTTCCCTGCAAATCGACAGCAAGGAAGGCTCGGGAACGGAAGTCAGCATCACTGTTCCTAGAATGGGAATCGAGGGGGAAAACACAAATGATCAGGCTCATGCTAGTGGATGA
- a CDS encoding response regulator has product MIRLMLVDDHAVLRDGLRNIISVEEDIEVVGEAVSGDDALLQVEKCKPDMILMDINMPVKNGVEVTGILKKKYPSIKILVLTMHSHEEYFMSAIREGADGYLLKDAPSDQVVEAIRTVARGESVIHPSMTRKLLAFHQQKQTEQEDTTLTEREKEVLLCLVEGLSNKEIADRLFISDKTVKIHVSKIFKKLNVKSRSQVVIHAVQHQLVPIPPTSSGA; this is encoded by the coding sequence ATGATCAGGCTCATGCTAGTGGATGACCATGCCGTGCTGCGCGATGGGCTGCGGAATATAATATCAGTTGAAGAAGATATCGAAGTCGTTGGTGAAGCCGTATCTGGTGACGATGCACTTTTACAGGTGGAAAAATGCAAGCCGGATATGATCTTAATGGATATCAACATGCCGGTGAAAAATGGCGTCGAAGTCACGGGCATTTTGAAAAAGAAATATCCCAGTATCAAAATCCTTGTGCTGACAATGCACAGCCACGAGGAATATTTCATGTCAGCGATCCGTGAAGGAGCGGACGGCTACTTATTGAAGGACGCGCCTTCCGACCAGGTCGTCGAGGCAATCCGGACCGTCGCCCGCGGCGAATCGGTCATCCATCCTTCAATGACGAGAAAGCTGCTCGCCTTTCATCAGCAAAAACAAACCGAGCAGGAGGACACAACCCTGACTGAGCGGGAAAAGGAAGTTTTGCTATGCCTGGTCGAAGGGCTCAGCAACAAAGAAATCGCAGACCGCCTGTTCATCAGCGACAAAACCGTCAAAATCCACGTCAGCAAAATCTTCAAAAAGCTGAACGTCAAAAGCCGCTCCCAGGTCGTCATCCACGCCGTCCAGCACCAGCTCGTACCAATCCCGCCGACATCCAGCGGGGCATAG
- a CDS encoding S8 family serine peptidase — translation MKFKAAFLSFILMAATVFASIVPGTTTKAVEPVNAVVDSELTKSLLSAIGPVEAIVTFKSEEGVLPGQVKLLEEIGITKGLTFESLPIAGVLATKTQIDSLAQSDQVVSIYLNKKLEYENEEATDLTGVDQVRTDETMRKLNGGLPVTGKGIGVVINDSGVDGTHRDLEFGSHLVQNVLGSTNLNALSTLLPVSYAENVPNTDTSSGHGTHVAGIVGGTGEMSGGKYEGVAPGANLIGYGSGAAVAMLDTIGGFDYALTHQQQYNIRVITNSWGDTGDAGTDFDPYNPINIATKKLYDRGIVTVFSAGNSGPDAKTISGNYKKAPWVVTVAAGDKSGNLADFSSRGEEGRGGTVTVDGQTWKWADQPTVTSPGVDIISTRVISPLVVLGATADAEYIEPAYLPYYTTMSGTSMAAPHVAGTIALMLEANPLLSPSEVKSILEKTATSMPDYAVWEVGAGYVNAYKAVDAAFKKKY, via the coding sequence ATGAAGTTTAAAGCTGCATTTTTATCATTTATTCTCATGGCCGCGACGGTCTTTGCTTCGATTGTTCCTGGAACAACGACAAAGGCAGTGGAGCCGGTCAATGCTGTGGTTGACTCCGAGTTGACAAAGTCTCTTTTATCCGCGATAGGTCCAGTGGAAGCGATTGTTACTTTTAAAAGTGAAGAGGGTGTCCTGCCGGGGCAAGTAAAGCTTCTTGAAGAAATCGGCATCACAAAGGGGCTGACATTCGAAAGCCTGCCGATTGCAGGAGTATTAGCGACAAAAACACAGATTGATAGCCTCGCCCAAAGTGATCAAGTTGTATCTATCTATTTAAACAAGAAGCTTGAATACGAAAATGAGGAAGCGACTGACCTTACTGGCGTTGACCAGGTTCGGACAGATGAAACAATGAGAAAATTGAACGGCGGCTTGCCGGTAACTGGCAAGGGAATTGGCGTCGTCATCAATGACAGCGGTGTTGACGGAACGCATCGTGACCTGGAGTTTGGCAGCCATCTTGTCCAAAATGTGCTGGGCTCGACAAATCTGAATGCACTTAGCACCCTATTGCCTGTTTCTTATGCTGAAAATGTACCAAATACAGACACCAGCTCTGGCCATGGTACACATGTAGCCGGAATCGTTGGCGGGACAGGCGAAATGTCAGGCGGCAAGTATGAAGGTGTCGCACCAGGCGCGAACTTGATTGGTTACGGATCAGGCGCGGCGGTTGCAATGCTTGATACGATTGGCGGGTTCGATTACGCCCTTACTCATCAACAGCAGTACAATATTCGCGTGATCACGAATTCTTGGGGAGATACAGGTGATGCCGGGACTGACTTTGATCCATACAACCCTATTAATATCGCAACGAAAAAACTGTATGACCGCGGAATTGTGACGGTTTTCTCTGCAGGGAATTCAGGTCCGGACGCAAAAACCATTTCCGGGAATTATAAAAAAGCTCCTTGGGTAGTCACCGTAGCAGCTGGAGATAAGTCCGGCAATCTTGCTGATTTCTCTTCACGCGGCGAAGAGGGACGGGGCGGAACTGTCACAGTTGATGGCCAGACATGGAAATGGGCAGACCAGCCGACAGTGACATCACCTGGCGTCGACATCATTTCCACTCGGGTTATTAGCCCGCTCGTGGTACTTGGTGCGACTGCTGATGCTGAATACATTGAACCGGCATACCTGCCTTATTACACGACGATGAGCGGGACATCGATGGCCGCTCCGCATGTCGCCGGCACCATTGCCTTGATGCTTGAAGCTAATCCGTTGCTGTCACCCTCTGAGGTAAAATCAATCCTTGAAAAAACAGCCACATCAATGCCAGATTACGCGGTATGGGAAGTCGGCGCAGGCTATGTAAATGCTTATAAAGCAGTAGATGCAGCTTTTAAGAAGAAATACTGA
- a CDS encoding S8 family serine peptidase, with translation MKRFMYLLFALLLTFPVFAAPQGKASSLAVIDPLVSKALDTASSLEVIVTFKGDGAPTSSQLSLLKTLGIETGVSMKSLPITGVIATKEQIEKLAASPEVQSIYMNRKLTYFNADATAITGVDKARTDDSFRKANGGLPVSGKGIGVVVNDSGVDGTHKDHELGKNLVQNVMGSTNLNALAPGLLPITYQENVPNTDTNSGHGTHVAGTVGGTGAMSGGKYEGAAPGADLIGYGSGAALFVLDGIGGFDYAITHQSQYNIRVITNSWGSSGDFDPNDPINIASKKAHDRGITVLFAAGNEGPGENTHNPYAKAPWVISVAAGVKDGTLADFSSRGTKGVGGTFTMDGKEWTWKDEPTITAPGVDIVSTRVLAPVSSLSADQDAETIETAYLPYYTTMSGTSMATPHVAGIVALMLEANPLLSPAEVKQILEQTATNMPGYETWEVGAGYVNAYSAIDKVFNDTAYGSTLNSNQTFYSNVESSTERKEFSVDYNPLTFISDNQYEFTVEEGMASLMAKVDGAGLIEQTGNPVNLVLIAPDGTEYSSGVSLLFPLYYDRTVSVTSPASGAWKAEIRGLRGADANPLGIALPETVKGEMAFTKVSGFSGLNDIAGHPAADAIKMGVSERLFDGFSNGAFKPDALLTRAELAKYLVMGAEIKQTMPATPSFSDVAGADLPFVEAATAKGASFRDQQHIQKGVILPKAHGKFAPKDGVTRAELAYSLVQSLGLQKEAEEFDGQLTVQYNDERIAISDASEVPEQLKGYVQVALDLNILNAKFAVTQGPYDLKPKVTASFNPSVKNTRGDFAVAMTRYYNAFLK, from the coding sequence ATGAAACGTTTTATGTATCTGCTGTTTGCTTTGTTGCTCACATTTCCGGTATTTGCTGCACCCCAGGGGAAGGCGAGCAGCCTGGCGGTCATTGATCCGCTTGTCAGCAAGGCGCTTGACACTGCAAGCTCGCTAGAAGTCATCGTCACTTTTAAAGGGGACGGGGCTCCAACAAGCTCGCAATTATCGTTATTAAAAACGCTCGGCATCGAAACAGGGGTAAGTATGAAATCCCTGCCGATTACCGGAGTTATTGCAACAAAAGAGCAAATCGAAAAGCTTGCGGCAAGTCCGGAAGTACAGTCGATTTACATGAATAGAAAGCTTACTTACTTCAACGCAGATGCCACAGCAATAACTGGCGTTGATAAAGCGAGGACGGACGACAGCTTCCGCAAAGCAAACGGCGGGTTACCTGTTTCAGGAAAAGGAATTGGTGTCGTCGTGAATGACAGTGGTGTTGACGGAACACATAAAGACCATGAATTAGGTAAAAATCTTGTCCAGAATGTAATGGGTTCAACAAACCTGAATGCACTTGCACCAGGCTTGCTGCCAATCACATACCAGGAAAACGTACCGAACACGGATACAAATTCAGGCCATGGGACGCACGTAGCCGGCACGGTTGGCGGGACTGGAGCGATGTCTGGCGGTAAATATGAAGGTGCTGCACCAGGTGCGGATTTAATTGGTTACGGTTCAGGTGCTGCATTATTCGTTCTTGATGGCATCGGCGGTTTTGACTACGCGATTACACATCAGTCACAGTACAATATCCGCGTCATCACGAATTCGTGGGGTTCATCAGGAGACTTCGATCCGAACGACCCAATCAATATTGCTAGCAAAAAAGCGCACGACCGCGGTATTACGGTTCTTTTTGCGGCAGGTAATGAAGGGCCCGGGGAAAACACGCATAACCCATACGCAAAAGCTCCATGGGTCATTTCAGTCGCCGCCGGAGTAAAGGATGGAACGCTGGCTGATTTCTCTTCAAGAGGCACGAAAGGTGTAGGAGGCACTTTTACAATGGATGGCAAGGAATGGACGTGGAAGGATGAACCGACCATCACTGCACCTGGGGTGGATATCGTTTCTACCAGGGTCCTCGCCCCAGTATCAAGCCTTTCAGCAGACCAGGATGCTGAAACAATCGAAACAGCGTATTTGCCCTACTATACAACGATGAGCGGGACATCGATGGCGACTCCGCATGTCGCAGGAATCGTCGCTTTGATGCTTGAGGCGAATCCATTATTGTCACCTGCTGAGGTAAAACAGATTCTTGAGCAGACAGCCACGAATATGCCAGGTTATGAAACCTGGGAAGTTGGCGCAGGCTATGTGAATGCTTATAGTGCCATTGATAAAGTCTTCAACGATACGGCTTATGGTTCGACGTTAAATTCAAACCAGACATTTTATAGTAATGTCGAATCTTCAACAGAAAGAAAGGAATTTTCGGTTGATTACAACCCGCTGACATTTATATCTGATAATCAATATGAGTTCACAGTCGAAGAAGGAATGGCCAGCCTTATGGCAAAAGTAGATGGAGCAGGCCTAATCGAACAAACGGGCAATCCGGTCAATCTTGTGCTGATTGCTCCAGACGGCACAGAGTACAGCTCGGGTGTCAGCCTGTTGTTCCCTCTCTACTATGATCGCACCGTATCAGTTACTTCTCCGGCATCCGGGGCATGGAAAGCAGAAATCCGCGGACTTCGTGGCGCTGATGCCAATCCACTCGGCATCGCCCTGCCTGAAACGGTAAAAGGTGAAATGGCCTTCACGAAGGTCAGCGGTTTCTCGGGATTGAACGACATTGCCGGCCACCCGGCAGCAGATGCGATTAAAATGGGCGTGAGTGAACGATTATTCGATGGCTTCTCGAACGGAGCCTTCAAGCCGGATGCACTTTTAACAAGAGCAGAGCTGGCAAAATATTTGGTGATGGGTGCTGAGATTAAGCAGACGATGCCGGCGACACCGAGCTTTTCCGATGTTGCAGGAGCAGACCTTCCATTCGTAGAAGCAGCAACAGCAAAAGGAGCTTCCTTCCGCGATCAGCAGCATATCCAGAAAGGGGTCATCTTGCCGAAAGCACACGGCAAATTCGCACCAAAGGATGGCGTGACCCGCGCTGAGCTGGCATATTCACTGGTCCAATCATTAGGTCTGCAAAAAGAAGCGGAGGAATTCGACGGGCAGCTGACTGTCCAGTATAACGACGAAAGAATTGCGATTTCAGATGCTTCTGAAGTACCAGAACAACTGAAAGGCTATGTCCAGGTAGCTCTCGACCTGAATATCCTTAATGCGAAATTCGCTGTGACACAGGGGCCATATGACTTGAAACCAAAGGTAACAGCAAGCTTCAACCCATCTGTAAAAAATACACGCGGTGACTTTGCAGTTGCAATGACACGCTACTATAACGCCTTCCTAAAATAA
- a CDS encoding HAD family hydrolase, with amino-acid sequence MRKIEAVFFDLDGTLLDRSASVLKFIEDQYERFRPQLSLIDKQLYKNRFIELDARGYVWKDKVYSQLLQELNIASLTWEELLEDYIINFKNSSIGFPNLHAVLGKLRQMGIKLCLISNGKTLFQMANIKALGIEGYFDSILISEAVGLRKPDIRIFHKGMEDLSVSASRSIFVGDHPENDVKASRSTGMIGIWKRDDYWDRAEADFTIDELVELLGIIQTGAEEHDQFSCFI; translated from the coding sequence ATGCGTAAAATAGAAGCCGTGTTTTTTGACCTTGATGGCACTTTACTGGACCGCAGTGCTTCTGTCTTGAAATTTATCGAAGATCAGTATGAACGCTTTCGTCCTCAATTAAGTTTGATAGATAAGCAACTGTATAAAAATAGATTCATTGAATTGGACGCCCGCGGTTACGTCTGGAAGGACAAAGTATACAGCCAGCTTTTACAGGAATTGAACATAGCGTCCCTGACATGGGAAGAGCTGCTGGAAGATTACATAATCAATTTCAAGAATTCGAGCATAGGGTTTCCGAATCTGCATGCTGTGCTCGGAAAACTCAGGCAAATGGGAATTAAACTGTGCCTCATTTCGAATGGCAAAACCCTTTTCCAGATGGCTAATATAAAAGCTTTGGGAATCGAGGGGTACTTTGATTCGATTTTAATCTCGGAAGCAGTGGGATTAAGAAAGCCTGATATCCGGATTTTTCATAAGGGGATGGAAGATCTTTCGGTATCAGCATCACGCAGTATATTTGTAGGCGACCATCCTGAAAATGATGTGAAGGCCTCCAGAAGTACTGGGATGATTGGTATTTGGAAGCGTGACGACTATTGGGACAGGGCGGAAGCGGATTTTACCATTGATGAACTGGTAGAATTGTTAGGTATTATTCAAACAGGAGCGGAAGAGCATGACCAATTTTCATGTTTCATATAA
- a CDS encoding EAL and HDOD domain-containing protein, with the protein MDIYVARQPIFNRNEETVAYELLYRSGNTNSYQHTDGDQATTDVLVNSFMNIGIKEISHGKPCFINFTEKLLKLRVPSQFDPGTVVVEILETVEITDEILEICKELKEAGYKVALDDFFISKWNERTIKLLDHVHVIKIDFRATTRTERKILLRFIKSRNSNIEFLAEKVETLEEYAEAITDGFTYFQGFYFSKPVILNSYDIPGYYHSYFQILNEIENPEPDIDKIKDVIERDLSLSYKLLKLINNPTLRPRKEISSIKQAIVLLGLTEIKKWIYVLMLRGRENGSGAEKEREIIHFSLVRGKLGELIGYKMGGETRASKYFLLGMFSLMDTLMHIPMADLLEDLPLSFDIKEALSGNENEAADMLRFLMEIEQAFHHGKVLEKNPTAMKIDELFKLYAEASDWGTKVLVEISAATMATN; encoded by the coding sequence ATGGATATTTACGTTGCCAGGCAGCCGATTTTTAATAGAAATGAAGAAACAGTGGCTTATGAGCTGCTATATCGTAGCGGCAATACAAACAGCTATCAGCATACCGATGGGGACCAGGCTACTACTGATGTACTGGTGAACAGTTTCATGAACATTGGCATCAAGGAAATTTCACATGGAAAACCTTGTTTCATCAATTTTACTGAAAAACTATTAAAGTTAAGGGTGCCTTCCCAGTTTGATCCTGGTACAGTTGTTGTTGAAATATTGGAGACGGTTGAGATCACGGATGAAATTTTAGAGATATGCAAGGAGCTTAAGGAAGCAGGATATAAAGTCGCACTTGACGATTTTTTTATCTCAAAATGGAATGAACGGACAATCAAACTGCTTGATCATGTACATGTAATCAAGATAGATTTCAGGGCAACTACGCGCACTGAGAGAAAAATCTTGCTCCGTTTCATTAAGTCTAGGAATAGCAATATCGAGTTTCTCGCCGAAAAAGTGGAGACCCTTGAAGAATATGCTGAAGCAATTACCGATGGTTTTACGTATTTTCAGGGCTTTTATTTCAGCAAGCCAGTCATTTTAAACAGTTATGATATTCCTGGATACTATCATTCTTATTTCCAAATCCTGAATGAAATCGAAAACCCGGAGCCTGATATCGACAAAATTAAAGATGTGATTGAGAGGGACCTATCCCTTTCCTATAAGTTGTTAAAACTGATCAATAACCCGACATTGAGACCTAGAAAAGAAATATCTTCTATTAAACAGGCAATCGTCCTGCTGGGCCTTACAGAAATAAAGAAATGGATCTATGTACTTATGCTTCGCGGTAGAGAGAACGGCAGTGGAGCTGAAAAAGAAAGAGAAATCATCCATTTTTCTCTGGTAAGAGGGAAGCTTGGGGAGCTCATTGGCTACAAAATGGGTGGAGAAACACGGGCATCAAAATACTTCCTTTTAGGAATGTTCTCACTGATGGATACACTGATGCACATTCCAATGGCTGACTTACTGGAAGACCTTCCATTAAGCTTTGATATTAAGGAAGCGCTATCAGGGAATGAAAATGAAGCAGCTGATATGCTCCGTTTTCTGATGGAAATTGAGCAAGCCTTCCACCATGGAAAGGTATTAGAGAAAAATCCTACGGCGATGAAAATAGATGAACTTTTCAAGCTGTATGCAGAGGCAAGCGATTGGGGCACGAAAGTATTAGTTGAAATTAGTGCTGCCACTATGGCAACAAATTAA
- a CDS encoding CsbA family protein — MVLKYLSALFLPGFMVVFFTRVAYNHILALVLTVALIAASVYKGYTDSFLLIVVDAFSLTVGFYFANRMMKRNSKKS; from the coding sequence TTGGTGCTGAAATATTTGTCCGCACTGTTCCTGCCTGGTTTCATGGTCGTGTTTTTCACCAGGGTTGCCTATAACCACATCCTTGCGCTCGTGTTGACGGTCGCGTTGATTGCGGCTTCTGTTTATAAAGGATACACAGACTCTTTCCTGCTGATTGTCGTCGATGCCTTTTCATTGACTGTCGGTTTCTATTTTGCGAACCGGATGATGAAGCGCAACAGCAAGAAGTCATAA